Genomic window (Jeotgalibaca ciconiae):
TCGTCTGTTTCCTTTCATTTGTGAAAGAGACGCAAACTCAATCAAAGATTCTACTGATAAACCAGCGTTACGTAAACTTTTAGCTAAAAATATCCAATTTAATGTTCTCTTTGTATAAATACGATAGCCGTTTTCTTCCCTTTCGATTGGTGGGATAACCCCCACACGTTCATAGTAACGAATGGTGTCTACTGTTATCCCAAACATTTTCGCAACATCTTTACTGTTCATTTCTCAAACACCTCGCTCATAACTTATACTTTATAGCGCTGAGTAGTCATGATTAATAATCTCAAGAAGCTTAAAAGCTTCATCCATAAATTCAAATTTCAGAAGACAACAATTTCCCAAACGTTCTTTTTGATCAACCTTGCTTGTGTGTGCCCATTGTCTCATAAATTGGCGTAACACAGCTCCGTGAGAAACTGCCAGTATTACTTCGCCCTGGTCTTCTTTCATTATTTTTACCAAGGAATTTGAAATTCTTTCTCTAAAGGCCAACTCCCCTTCGCCTCCAAAAGCTACAAAAAAATCTTCATATGGTAAAAGTGGATTCAAATATTCATGTTCAGCTTCCATTGTTCCAAAATTCCATTCCTTTAATCCTTTGATTCTTCTATAATCTCTGTCTGTTACCAGCTCTAAGGTATCACATGCTCGTTCAGAAGTGGACGAATAAGCGCCATCGAAGTTAATTTTATTTTTAATAAAATATTCCCTCACAATCATTGCCTGTCTTCTTCCCTTTTCTGTTAATGGGGAATCAGACCACCCTTGGATTTTCTTTTGCTGGTTAAACAGCGTTTCTCCATGTCTCATTAAATATAAAACTCTCCTCATATTATCTCCTTCCATACTTATTTTTAACTATATCTTTATCATAAACTATGGAGTGGACTTCATAGCAAGTATTAAGTAAATGTTTTTTGAAATAACCTCTTTAATAAAGATATGGTGGAAAATATTATAGCCAATTGCCTTAATAAATAAAATCCTTAAAAAAACAGGAAGAGACTTCTAAATAAAGTCTTTTCCTGTTCGCATACTTATTTTTATTCGTGACTGATCTCTTTACTCAACGCAATGATTTGATTCACGGATTCGTCCAGATACTGAATCGTATCTTGTAAAGGTTTTTCTGTAGTAATATCGACTCCTGCAACGATAGTCGCTTCAGCCGGTATATGTCTTCCGCCTAGTTTTAAAAACTCTAACCATCCATCAACTGCTGGTTGTCCTTCTTCTTTCATTTTCAAGAACGCTTGAGTAGCTATCGTAAGACCTGCAGAATATGTATAAGAATAGAGGCCCATGTAATAGTGGATTTGACGCATCCAGGTCAGTTCGGCTCCTTCTTCTAATTCTACTGAATCTCCCCAAAACTCTTCTAAGACACTTCTTTTGAGTTCACTTAATTTCGCTGCATCAAAGCTTTGACCAGCATCAACCAAACGATAAACTTCTCTTTGATAAGCGGCCTCTAATAAATGAGTAACGAAATTATGAAAGTAAGTTTTTGAAATCATTTTCGAAATAACTGACCGTTCCATTCGAGCATCATTACTTTTCTCTTTCAAATAGTTGGTTAATAATAATTCATGGAAAGTAGACGGTGCTTCAATCGTGTAAAGTGAAGGACGTGCTCCCAACATGGAATTGTTTTCATTCGATAGAATCCCTTGGCCTGCGTGTCCTAATTCATGGAATAAAGTATAAGCATCAGACAATTGTCCTGCCCAAGACATCAAAATATAAGGATGATTACCATAAGCAGTTGAGCAGAATGCACCTGAACGCTTACCGATATTTTGAGAAAAATCGACCCATCTTTCAGGATAAGAACGCAGAATTAATGCCACATAGTCTTCTCCCAAAGGGGCCAACGCTTCTTTTACCAATTCTTTCGATTCGTCTATGGTAACAGTCGGTGAGTAATCTGAATCTAAATCAATTTTCAAATCAGCGTAATACATTTGGTCCAGACCGTTTTCCTCTTTTACATGTGTAATAAATTTTCGCATAACCGGTGCAAAATCTTTCATCAATAAATCAATCTGACGGTGATAAAGCTCTTGGTCTACTTCTTGATTTTCCAGTAAATAATCAAAAATCGAATCAAACCCACGCATACTAGCAATTGTTTTTTCTTTCTGTAATTGGGTGTAATAGGCAGTTGCCACCACATTTTGATACTGACTCATTACTTCTGACAGCTTTTTAAAAGCCGATCGGCGAATATTCATATCAGGATGATACATATAATAATCCTCATACAATACATAACTTAATGGGTACTCTTCTCCATCCACTACAAACGTGCCAAAA
Coding sequences:
- a CDS encoding MerR family transcriptional regulator yields the protein MNSKDVAKMFGITVDTIRYYERVGVIPPIEREENGYRIYTKRTLNWIFLAKSLRNAGLSVESLIEFASLSQMKGNRRYAQKQILKDQLQEIDEKIDEINKTRELLQYKIDTYDEHIALFEAGKLSDDQVEELWKMKHFKNNET
- a CDS encoding histidine phosphatase family protein, with protein sequence MRRVLYLMRHGETLFNQQKKIQGWSDSPLTEKGRRQAMIVREYFIKNKINFDGAYSSTSERACDTLELVTDRDYRRIKGLKEWNFGTMEAEHEYLNPLLPYEDFFVAFGGEGELAFRERISNSLVKIMKEDQGEVILAVSHGAVLRQFMRQWAHTSKVDQKERLGNCCLLKFEFMDEAFKLLEIINHDYSAL
- the pepF gene encoding oligoendopeptidase F; this encodes MTQKMRKRNEVEEEMKWDLAALFQNKAESNQALEEVRQDIEKFNEKYNNDLKDVSSILSAIKDYEKILQAAGRISQYSYLPVSADITDTEAMNYSRTIQNEIAKMSASLSFFESQLTAANETVLDQVAEEEPLFAAYIRKIKKRKNMQLDPAVEKALAQLGPVLNAPQAIYEQARSTDMDFGTFVVDGEEYPLSYVLYEDYYMYHPDMNIRRSAFKKLSEVMSQYQNVVATAYYTQLQKEKTIASMRGFDSIFDYLLENQEVDQELYHRQIDLLMKDFAPVMRKFITHVKEENGLDQMYYADLKIDLDSDYSPTVTIDESKELVKEALAPLGEDYVALILRSYPERWVDFSQNIGKRSGAFCSTAYGNHPYILMSWAGQLSDAYTLFHELGHAGQGILSNENNSMLGARPSLYTIEAPSTFHELLLTNYLKEKSNDARMERSVISKMISKTYFHNFVTHLLEAAYQREVYRLVDAGQSFDAAKLSELKRSVLEEFWGDSVELEEGAELTWMRQIHYYMGLYSYTYSAGLTIATQAFLKMKEEGQPAVDGWLEFLKLGGRHIPAEATIVAGVDITTEKPLQDTIQYLDESVNQIIALSKEISHE